The DNA region TCTCCAAATCTTTTAAAAATAACACCACCTTCTCCAGGTCCGATGGTTACAGCAGATTTTGCTATAAGAATTATAAGTAATACTAAACCTATAATTATTGGTAATCCTATTTTTGGTAATCTTTCCATTTTATTTTTTATTTAAATTAATCCTTTATATTTCCTGATAAACCATTCTGAAGCTAGTGATAATGCTATAATGAATAACAAATAATACCAATCTATTAGCGGAATGGTTGTTTTATTAGTTTTTAAAATTGGTAAATATTTATTATTTGAAAGTAAATCTTGCAATAATTCATTTTTTTGATTTACAAAATATGCTTTACCATTATTATTAGTAGCTATTTGCTGTAGTTTTGTTACATCTGCATTTAAAAATTGTTCTTCAACATTGTAAGCAATTATTTGAAAATTAGCTGAACTAGAAATATTATCTGAAGACGCAATTGTAAAGGCATAATCTCCAGCATCTAAACCATTTAAATCTACTTGATAGCTGTTGTTTTTTAGGATTAATGGTCTATTTATTAAAGCATTAGATTCTTTATTTTTTATTGAAATAGTTAAATTAGCATTTGCGTCAAATTCGTAGTTTTTATTGAAAAATTGAGCGTTAATAGTAATATTATCACTTGCGTTATAAAACGACTTGTAATCTATTAAAAGCCTGTTCTTTCTTTTATTAGAGGCTAAATACTGAACGATTTTACCAATAAAATTATCAAAATCTGTGAATTGTTGCGAATTAAGATAATTTTGCGCTCTCCATTTCCAGATATTTTCACCAAAAAGTATTGCTTCTCTACGTTGGTTTACATCTATCGTCGCCAATAAAGGTTGATTGGTATTAATTCCTGAAACCGTTTTGAACAAAATGGTTTGATATGGCACATTAAAATTAGGTGTACCAAAATTAGATTTTAACGGTGGAAAGCTTTCAAAATCGATATCATCTACAATAAAATTGTTATAATTTTGATTTAAGTTTGCTTGATAATCTTCAGTTTGAGACGTGATTTCAAAGCTATAATTTTTTGAAACAGAATTTAAAAAACGCCAATCCGTTTTTAATCCAGAAATCACCCATTTATTTTTATTTTGCTCTTCTAAAGCACTAAATAATTGCTTAAATGAATTATTTGGCTGATATAGTATAACCAATTGAAAATCATTTAATTGATTTAAAACCTCATTTGGTTTTAAAAATACAACTTCACGTTGTTCATTTGTTTCAATACTTTTTTTAATCGCTCCTAAATCTGGATGTAAAACAGTACTAACTATCGCAATTTTTTGTTTTTGATCTATAACTTCAATAGCGAAGTTTTTTAAATTATTGGTTTTATTTTTTTCAGTGGAAATTGGAGCTATTTGCGCCTGAAAGGTTTGAACACCAATTTTAGATGTTGGCAAGCTAATATTTATAATTTCCGACGTTTTTTCTTTAGAAAAGGATAATTGCTTTTTAAAAAGTATTTTACCGTTTTGAGTAATTGTAAAATCCTTAACTATTGCATCATTACCGTTATAAACAAGTATTGCTTCTAAAGGAAATTTGTTTTTTAAATACGCGTATCGATTTACGTTTAACTGACTAATTTTTAAATCAGAATATGTTACTGTATCTCCTAAAATTATAGGATAAATGTCTTGATTATACTGGTTTGCTTTGTATTGATAATCGTTACCCAAAGTTTGGTTTCCATCTGTAATAATAATGGTTGGTGCTACAGTGTTTTTGTATAATTCATTTAAATCTTTAAAAACAGTACTGATATTAGTTTGCTTTTTAGAAAATTCTAAAGCATCTAATACCTGAATTTGATCACTAAATGAATAAATTTCAAGATTAAACTTTTCATTTAAATCAGAATTGTTCTGTAAAAAGCTTAATATAGATTTTGCGTTATCTTGTTGTTTTAAATAGCTAATTGACTGAGTGTTATCTACAGCAATTACTAAATTTGGTTTTACAGAATAGTTTGAATTATACTCAAATTTTGGATTAATTAATAAAAGAAAGACTCCAAAATAAGTGATAAACCTTAATATAATAAAAAGCGCATTGTCTTTTAATGCGCTTTTTGTTTTGTATTTATACTGGAAAAGCGCTAAAAATAGCGCTACAATTCCTGCTAATATGATTAATAATATGCTTTGTGTTGACATTTTTTAAATTTACGAAGTACGATTTACGAATTAAAATTAATTTGATTGCTATTAAATCGTAATTCCAAAATCTAAAATCAAAGATTACGTTAACATTCCGCCATCAACGTTAAGCGTTTGTCCAGTAACATATGCAGACATATCACTTGCTAAGAAAACACAAGCATTTGCAATATCTTCTGGAGTACCACCACGTTTTAACGGAATAGCATCACGCCAACCTTGTACTGTTTTTTCATCTAATTTCCCTGTCATTTCAGTTTCGATAAAACCAGGAGCGATCACATTACTTCTAATGTTTCTTGAACCTAACTCTAAAGCTACAGACTTAGAAAAACCAATAATTCCAGCTTTACTTGCTGCATAGTTAGTTTGTCCAGCATTACCTTTAACACCAACGACTGAACTCATATTAATAATAGATCCTTTACGCTGTTTAAGCATAGTACGTTGTACCGCTTTTGTCATGTTAAATACAGATTTAAGATTTACTTCTATTACTTTATCAAAATCTGCTTCGCCCATACGCATTAACAAGTTATCTTTTGTAATTCCTGCATTGTTAACTAATACGTCTATACTACCAAATTCTGCTAACACATCTTCAGCTAATTGTTGAGCATCTTCAAAACTAGCAGCGTTACTTTGATATCCTTTTGCTTTAACGCCTAAAGCGTTTAATTCGTTTTCCAATTCGTTTGCTGCTTCTACAGAAGAGCTGTAAGTAAAAGCTATGTTAGCGCCTTGTTGAGCAAAAACTTGAGCAATACCTTTTCCTATTCCTCTAGAAGCACCAGTAATTATAGCGGTTTTATTTTCTAATAATTTCATTAATATTTTAGTTTTCTATTAGTATTTCAAATATAGTTAATCTGAATGTGTTTAATAAAAAAAAGCCTCATAATTGTTATAAAATTATGAGGCTTTAATTTATAATATAAGGATTATTATCCCATTACTTCTGCAACTTTTTTACCAATTTCAGCTGGAGAATCTACTACGTGTATACCACAATCTCTCATAATAGCTTTTTTAGCTTGAGCAGTATCATCAGATCCACCAACAATTGCTCCTGCGTGACCCATTGTACGACCAGCTGGTGCAGTTTCTCCTGCAATAAATCCAACGATTGGTTTTTTGCTTCCAGAAGCCTTGTACCAGTTAGCAGCATCTGCTTCTAATTGACCTCCGATTTCACCAATCATTACAACACATTCTGTTTCAGGATCATTAATTAATAATTCTACAGCTTCTTTTGTTGTTGTACCGATAATTGGATCTCCACCAATACCAATAGCTGTAGTAATACCTAAACCTTGTTTTACAACTTGGTCTGCAGCTTCATAAGTTAATGTACCTGATTTAGACACAATTCCTACTTTTCCTTGTTTGAATACAAAACCTGGCATAATACCAACTTTTGCTTCACCTGGTGTAATTACACCTGGACAGTTAGGACCAACTAAACGACAGTCTTTATCTTTTATATAATCTGCAGCTTTAATCATATCTGCTACAGGAATTCCTTCTGTAATACAAATAATTACTTTAATACCAGCGTTAGCAGCTTCCATAATCGCATCTGCAGCAAATGCTGGCGGTACAAAAATAATTGAAGTATCTGCTCCAACTTTCTCTACAGCTTCTGCTACTGTGTTAAAAACAGGCTTGTCTAAATGTGTTTGTCCACCTTTTCCTGGTGTTACACCACCAACTACGTTAGTGCCGTATTCTATCATTTGTCCAGCGTGGAAAGTACCTTCGCTACCTGTAAAACCTTGAACTATTATTTTTGAATCTTTGTTAACTAAAACGCTCATGTTTTGTATCTATTAAGAATTTTTATTTGATTTATTTTTTATGCGTAACAAAAGTAAGAGATTGATTGCTATTTCTAAAGAAATTTCAAACATTAATTTCAGAAAAAGCCTGTAAATTTTCTGGAGTATCGTCTCCTAATTGACTTATCTCATATCCTTTGTATAATTGTTGGTCTTTTATTTCCCAAATAGAGATAAAATGAGCTAAGACTTCTTCTTCTTGAGGATTTTCAATAGAGGTTACATAAATAGTATATCGTGCTGTAACCGTATTATTATCTTCTAATAAATGACTTAATTTGTAAGTGAAAGAATGAAATGCTTTTTTTAATGTGGCAATTCGCTCTTCTATCATTTTATAGTTAGAACACATATAGCCTTTACTGCTATTCCAATGTAAAATACAATCTTTATGAATGTATTCTAACACATTATTATCTTTTACAAAATCTAAACTATAAAATGTTTTTACAACTTCTTTTGGTGTCATTTTACTTTTGTTTTAATTGACTTAAAATTTCAGGAATTTTTTTAACGTATGCAAGATCTTTCAACTTAACTCTAGATTCTTCTATTGGTGTTCCAAAATAAGTTTTATGTCCTTCTATAGATTTTGTAACACCTGTTTGCCCTAAAACATTA from Mesoflavibacter profundi includes:
- the fabG gene encoding 3-oxoacyl-[acyl-carrier-protein] reductase, whose product is MKLLENKTAIITGASRGIGKGIAQVFAQQGANIAFTYSSSVEAANELENELNALGVKAKGYQSNAASFEDAQQLAEDVLAEFGSIDVLVNNAGITKDNLLMRMGEADFDKVIEVNLKSVFNMTKAVQRTMLKQRKGSIINMSSVVGVKGNAGQTNYAASKAGIIGFSKSVALELGSRNIRSNVIAPGFIETEMTGKLDEKTVQGWRDAIPLKRGGTPEDIANACVFLASDMSAYVTGQTLNVDGGMLT
- the sucD gene encoding succinate--CoA ligase subunit alpha, whose protein sequence is MSVLVNKDSKIIVQGFTGSEGTFHAGQMIEYGTNVVGGVTPGKGGQTHLDKPVFNTVAEAVEKVGADTSIIFVPPAFAADAIMEAANAGIKVIICITEGIPVADMIKAADYIKDKDCRLVGPNCPGVITPGEAKVGIMPGFVFKQGKVGIVSKSGTLTYEAADQVVKQGLGITTAIGIGGDPIIGTTTKEAVELLINDPETECVVMIGEIGGQLEADAANWYKASGSKKPIVGFIAGETAPAGRTMGHAGAIVGGSDDTAQAKKAIMRDCGIHVVDSPAEIGKKVAEVMG
- a CDS encoding nuclear transport factor 2 family protein, translated to MTPKEVVKTFYSLDFVKDNNVLEYIHKDCILHWNSSKGYMCSNYKMIEERIATLKKAFHSFTYKLSHLLEDNNTVTARYTIYVTSIENPQEEEVLAHFISIWEIKDQQLYKGYEISQLGDDTPENLQAFSEINV